The following proteins are co-located in the Pontiella desulfatans genome:
- a CDS encoding IS1634 family transposase yields the protein MYLRCHKRLKDGKEHRYWSVVESVRTRRGVHQRQLLYLGELNDSQQAQWCSALDVLDESHDCVKQMSLFPDDRMPPPEVSNPVQIRLSQMTLRHPRQWGGCWLAMELWNQLELDSFWGPRLPDSRKGTGWINVLKTLVAYRLLDPGSEWRLHRDWFRNSAMADLLGEDDSVAAKDTLYRCLDKLCEHKAGLFSFLKQRWADLFGASYDVLLYDLTSTYFECDPPEDADGLKRFGYSRDKRSDCVQVVIALIVTPEGFPVAYEVMPGNTSDKTTLPDFLRKIEKQYGRMNRLWIMDRGIPTEDALEQMRDEGASYLVGTPRGRLTKLEDQLFAEPWKKVQEQIEVKLARDGEDLYVLTRSGGRRDKEQSMRRRKLKKLWKRLHQISGMKNLKRDALLLKLGAARQDAGKAWGLIDIQLPEPRQPVTPDTFTFRLNRQKLRKARRGEGTYLLRTNLTAGNPEELWKQYIVLTEVEQAFKELKHDLNIRPVYHQKDDRIESHIFVSFLSYCLQVTLKQRAKVKAPGLTPRAILEKFKAMQMIDVHLPTTDGRNLVLPRYTQPEKDLQLLLHQLNLTLPDQPPPRLEELKNKCSADL from the coding sequence ATGTACTTGAGATGCCACAAGCGGTTGAAGGACGGTAAGGAACATCGCTACTGGAGTGTCGTGGAAAGTGTCCGCACGCGCCGGGGCGTACATCAGCGTCAGTTGCTCTATCTGGGTGAACTCAATGACAGCCAGCAGGCGCAGTGGTGTTCGGCCCTGGATGTGCTGGACGAGTCGCATGACTGCGTCAAGCAGATGAGCCTGTTCCCCGACGACCGGATGCCGCCGCCCGAGGTGTCCAACCCCGTCCAGATCCGGCTCAGCCAGATGACGCTGCGCCATCCCCGCCAGTGGGGCGGCTGCTGGCTGGCCATGGAACTCTGGAACCAGCTGGAACTCGATTCGTTCTGGGGACCGCGCCTGCCGGACAGTCGCAAAGGTACCGGATGGATCAACGTGCTTAAAACCCTTGTCGCCTACCGCCTGCTCGATCCGGGCAGCGAATGGCGGCTGCACCGCGACTGGTTCCGAAACAGCGCCATGGCCGACCTGCTCGGCGAGGACGATTCGGTGGCTGCCAAGGACACGCTCTACCGCTGCCTCGACAAGCTCTGCGAACATAAGGCCGGCCTGTTCTCCTTCCTGAAGCAACGGTGGGCGGATCTCTTCGGCGCCTCGTACGACGTGTTGCTCTACGACCTCACCAGCACCTACTTCGAATGCGACCCGCCGGAGGATGCCGACGGGCTCAAGCGCTTCGGCTACAGCCGCGACAAACGATCTGACTGTGTACAGGTCGTCATCGCGCTGATCGTCACCCCCGAAGGCTTCCCGGTCGCTTACGAAGTCATGCCCGGCAACACGTCCGACAAAACCACGCTGCCGGACTTCCTCCGCAAAATCGAAAAGCAGTACGGCAGGATGAACCGGCTGTGGATCATGGACCGCGGCATCCCCACCGAAGACGCCCTCGAACAGATGCGCGATGAAGGCGCGAGCTACCTCGTCGGCACCCCGCGCGGACGGCTCACCAAACTCGAGGACCAGCTCTTCGCCGAGCCGTGGAAAAAAGTGCAGGAACAAATCGAAGTCAAACTCGCCCGCGACGGCGAAGACCTCTACGTGCTCACCCGCAGCGGCGGACGGCGCGATAAGGAGCAATCCATGCGGCGGCGCAAACTTAAGAAGCTCTGGAAACGGCTGCACCAAATCAGCGGCATGAAGAACCTCAAGCGCGACGCGCTGCTGCTCAAGCTCGGCGCCGCCAGGCAGGACGCCGGAAAAGCATGGGGACTAATCGATATCCAGCTCCCCGAACCCCGACAACCCGTCACGCCCGACACCTTCACCTTCCGCCTCAACCGGCAGAAACTACGAAAGGCGCGGCGCGGCGAGGGAACCTACCTGCTACGCACCAACCTCACCGCCGGCAACCCCGAAGAGCTGTGGAAACAATACATCGTGCTCACCGAAGTCGAGCAGGCCTTCAAGGAACTCAAACACGACCTCAACATCCGGCCCGTCTACCACCAGAAAGACGACCGCATCGAATCGCATATCTTCGTCAGCTTCCTCTCCTACTGTCTGCAGGTCACGCTCAAGCAGCGGGCCAAGGTAAAAGCGCCCGGCCTCACGCCCCGCGCCATCCTCGAAAAGTTCAAAGCCATGCAGATGATCGACGTGCACCTGCCCACCACCGACGGCCGCAACCTGGTCCTGCCGCGCTACACCCAGCCCGAAAAGGATCTCCAGCTTCTCCTGCACCAGCTCAACCTGACGCTACCGGATCAGCCGCCCCCTCGGCTCGAGGAACTAAAAAATAAATGTAGTGCAGACCTATGA
- a CDS encoding GNAT family N-acetyltransferase yields the protein MDKAYEQTGLGSWKEVEIRRLLKIFPEGQLCITLNGKVVASALSLIVQYDRFGDNHTYVQIHGDHTFNTHDSEGDVLYGIDVFVHPEYRGMRLGRRLYEGRKELCENLNLRAIMAGGRIPNYKNFAHEMTPREYIEKVQGKEIHDSTLSFQLSNGFHVKKVLKNYLEGDVESREFATLLEWNNIYYQPNPSVLNVERTDVRVGLVQWQMRPFASVEKLMEQAEYFIDAVSDYKADFVLFPEFFNAPLTRLSLFTGKSALFIPFLFIGLHYIYFLVPRAEGAADPVASG from the coding sequence ATGGACAAGGCCTATGAGCAGACCGGCCTGGGCTCGTGGAAAGAGGTGGAGATCCGCCGCCTGCTGAAGATTTTCCCCGAAGGCCAGTTGTGCATCACGCTCAACGGCAAGGTGGTGGCCAGCGCGCTTTCGCTCATTGTCCAGTACGACCGGTTCGGCGACAACCATACGTATGTCCAGATCCATGGGGACCACACCTTCAACACGCACGATTCCGAGGGGGATGTGCTCTACGGGATCGATGTGTTCGTGCATCCCGAATACCGCGGCATGCGCCTCGGCCGCCGGCTCTACGAAGGGCGCAAGGAGCTGTGCGAAAACCTCAACCTGCGCGCCATCATGGCGGGCGGGCGGATCCCGAACTACAAGAACTTCGCGCACGAAATGACCCCGCGCGAATACATCGAGAAGGTGCAGGGCAAGGAGATCCACGATTCCACCCTGAGCTTCCAGCTCTCCAACGGCTTCCATGTGAAGAAGGTGCTCAAGAACTATCTCGAAGGGGACGTCGAAAGCCGCGAGTTCGCCACCCTGCTCGAGTGGAACAACATCTACTACCAGCCCAACCCCTCCGTGCTCAATGTCGAGCGCACCGATGTCCGGGTCGGGCTGGTGCAGTGGCAGATGCGCCCGTTCGCCAGTGTGGAAAAACTGATGGAGCAGGCGGAATATTTCATCGATGCCGTCTCCGACTACAAGGCCGACTTCGTGCTCTTCCCGGAATTCTTCAACGCGCCGCTAACCCGTCTTTCGCTATTCACGGGTAAAAGTGCCTTGTTTATTCCATTTCTGTTCATAGGTCTGCACTACATTTATTTTTTAGTTCCTCGAGCCGAGGGGGCGGCTGATCCGGTAGCGTCAGGTTGA
- a CDS encoding ion transporter gives MISKDAINQIVNSNEHAAGKAFAFAVQGLILVSLVTFSIDTLPNLSESMQGILNGIEMATVAIFTLEYVLRLLVAESKAKFIFSFYGLVDLAAGNRWHPSLVNQLSLFTLPGTTAIPARNQ, from the coding sequence ATGATCAGCAAAGATGCCATTAATCAAATCGTCAACAGCAACGAGCATGCTGCCGGGAAAGCCTTCGCGTTTGCCGTCCAGGGCTTGATCCTTGTTTCGCTGGTTACCTTTTCGATCGACACCCTGCCCAACCTTTCGGAAAGCATGCAGGGAATTCTGAACGGTATTGAAATGGCGACGGTCGCCATCTTCACGCTTGAATATGTGCTTCGCCTGCTGGTCGCCGAAAGCAAGGCGAAGTTTATTTTCAGCTTCTATGGTTTGGTCGACCTGGCGGCGGGGAATCGTTGGCATCCCTCCCTGGTGAATCAACTTTCCTTGTTTACATTGCCGGGAACAACCGCTATTCCAGCGCGCAACCAATAA
- a CDS encoding MGDG synthase family glycosyltransferase, which produces MKVMILYANAGNGHRRAAEALASVCEQDDRFSEVRLVDALEYTNKVFEELYAKLYIEAVKKIPTIWSYAFDETDQPWEKEKGRMLLHRLNGLPLARQIKKFQPDLCLCTHFMPADIISTMLRKDDINTDLAVVVTDYYVHATWLEPYINRIYVAKEESREQLIRLNFPPKRVRTLGIPIDPLFEAPGNRDELCRKHGIDPALPVVLLSAGAFGVMTGSDMANMVSGITSRCHLVMVCGNNAKLKKQIDAYIAAHPVENMLFHTLGFTKEMHEWMAMATLFIGKPGGLSTSECLALGLPMVIWNPIPGQEVFNTIYLLENGAAIAPDSVSTLSFRIDELLKNPGKLQRMQAAAKALGRPHAARDIVNDAVEHLDEGVVRISRSKQD; this is translated from the coding sequence ATGAAAGTAATGATTCTCTATGCGAATGCCGGAAACGGGCACCGGCGTGCCGCGGAGGCGCTGGCCTCGGTTTGCGAACAAGACGACCGGTTTTCGGAAGTAAGGTTGGTCGATGCGCTCGAATACACCAACAAGGTGTTCGAGGAGCTCTATGCCAAGCTCTACATCGAAGCCGTGAAAAAAATACCGACCATCTGGTCCTATGCCTTCGATGAAACAGACCAGCCCTGGGAAAAGGAAAAGGGCCGCATGCTGCTGCACCGCCTGAACGGGCTGCCGCTGGCCCGGCAAATCAAAAAATTCCAGCCCGACCTCTGCCTATGCACGCACTTCATGCCGGCGGACATCATCTCAACCATGCTACGCAAGGACGACATCAACACGGATCTCGCCGTGGTGGTCACCGACTATTATGTGCATGCCACCTGGCTCGAGCCTTACATCAACAGGATCTATGTTGCGAAAGAGGAAAGCCGCGAACAACTGATCCGGCTGAATTTTCCGCCCAAACGCGTCAGGACGCTCGGCATTCCGATCGATCCGCTGTTTGAAGCGCCCGGCAACCGCGACGAGCTTTGCCGGAAACATGGCATTGATCCCGCCCTGCCGGTGGTCCTGCTTTCTGCCGGCGCCTTCGGGGTAATGACCGGAAGCGACATGGCAAACATGGTCAGTGGAATTACCTCCCGATGCCACCTCGTGATGGTTTGTGGAAACAACGCCAAGTTGAAGAAACAGATCGATGCCTACATCGCAGCCCATCCGGTCGAAAACATGCTCTTCCATACGCTGGGCTTCACCAAGGAGATGCACGAGTGGATGGCCATGGCCACGCTGTTCATCGGCAAACCCGGCGGACTGAGCACCTCCGAGTGTCTCGCCCTCGGCCTGCCGATGGTCATCTGGAACCCCATCCCGGGGCAGGAGGTCTTCAACACCATCTATCTGCTGGAAAACGGCGCGGCCATTGCGCCCGACAGCGTATCGACCCTCTCTTTCCGCATCGATGAACTGCTCAAGAATCCGGGAAAGCTCCAGCGGATGCAGGCCGCCGCCAAGGCGCTGGGCCGCCCGCACGCCGCGCGCGACATCGTCAACGACGCCGTCGAGCACCTCGATGAAGGGGTCGTGCGCATCTCCAGGTCCAAACAGGATTAA
- a CDS encoding glycoside hydrolase family 1 protein has protein sequence MPTTMDTFLKFPENFLWGSAVSGHQIEGANKHSDWWHWELATPEQPESGKAVDYWNRFEQDHELLAAMGHQAFRIGIEWARVEPRKGEFDRTAIENYRRMLASLRRHGIQVCLTLHHWVLPRWVAEQGDWTNPDTVEQFLRYVEFIVDELGDFPDLWITLNEPMVALLAGNISGDFPPQRRSIPAFRTCSRNMLRAHAGAYALIHKRRPDARVGIAMAYPYLEAWGTPGLRGWYERRTEHFTRTLLFRAWDRSVHTGRLHPFFGKGKIDGLEDSIDFCGINYYFRMSLRFSLRKWNKGFLDIDSIPRGVETTDMGWQIWPEGLAHILSEVWARYGKPIYITENGIADADDQKRPGYMTGHLKQIHTALQEGLPVEGYFHWSFIDNFEWKEGFSMKFGLVEVDPADPELKRTPRPSAQLYSRIIRDRGFTSS, from the coding sequence GTGCCGACGACCATGGATACCTTTCTGAAATTTCCCGAAAACTTCCTGTGGGGGAGCGCGGTGTCCGGGCACCAGATCGAGGGTGCCAACAAGCACTCCGACTGGTGGCACTGGGAGCTGGCCACCCCCGAACAGCCCGAATCCGGGAAGGCGGTCGACTACTGGAACCGCTTTGAGCAAGACCATGAGCTGCTCGCGGCCATGGGGCATCAGGCCTTCCGAATTGGGATTGAGTGGGCGCGCGTCGAGCCTCGCAAAGGAGAATTCGACCGCACCGCCATCGAGAACTACCGCCGGATGCTCGCCTCGCTTCGGCGGCATGGCATCCAGGTTTGCCTCACCCTGCACCATTGGGTGCTGCCGCGCTGGGTGGCGGAGCAGGGCGACTGGACCAACCCCGATACCGTTGAACAGTTCCTGCGCTATGTCGAATTCATCGTCGATGAACTCGGCGATTTCCCCGACCTTTGGATCACGCTCAACGAGCCGATGGTGGCGTTGCTCGCCGGGAATATTTCGGGCGACTTCCCGCCGCAGCGCCGCTCCATTCCCGCGTTCCGGACATGCAGCCGCAACATGCTGCGCGCCCATGCGGGTGCCTATGCCCTGATTCACAAGCGGCGTCCGGACGCCCGCGTCGGCATCGCCATGGCCTATCCATATTTGGAGGCGTGGGGAACTCCGGGACTGCGCGGTTGGTATGAGCGCCGGACGGAACACTTCACCCGCACGCTGCTTTTCCGGGCATGGGATCGCTCCGTCCATACCGGCCGGCTGCATCCATTTTTCGGGAAGGGGAAAATCGACGGATTGGAAGACTCGATCGACTTTTGCGGCATCAACTATTATTTCCGCATGTCGCTTCGTTTTTCACTGCGCAAATGGAACAAAGGTTTCCTCGACATCGATTCCATCCCGCGTGGAGTGGAAACCACCGACATGGGCTGGCAGATCTGGCCGGAGGGCTTGGCGCACATTCTTTCTGAAGTGTGGGCGCGCTATGGGAAGCCGATCTACATCACCGAAAACGGCATCGCCGATGCCGACGACCAAAAGCGTCCAGGCTACATGACCGGACATCTCAAACAGATCCACACCGCCCTGCAGGAGGGCCTTCCCGTTGAAGGCTATTTCCACTGGTCGTTCATCGACAACTTTGAATGGAAGGAAGGCTTTTCCATGAAGTTCGGACTGGTGGAAGTCGACCCCGCCGACCCGGAACTCAAACGCACGCCGCGACCCAGCGCACAGCTCTACAGCCGGATCATCCGTGACCGCGGGTTCACATCTTCCTAG
- a CDS encoding LapA family protein, translated as MIKLKLYAALALILLVLIVVFQNTQAVETRFLFVSFTMPRAALLTITFMVGAVAGLLLSFALSKKTPRKM; from the coding sequence ATGATCAAACTAAAACTCTACGCCGCTTTGGCGCTGATCCTACTCGTGTTGATCGTGGTGTTCCAAAACACACAGGCGGTGGAGACGCGCTTCCTGTTTGTCTCCTTCACCATGCCGCGTGCCGCGTTACTCACGATTACCTTCATGGTGGGGGCGGTGGCGGGGCTGCTGCTGTCCTTCGCTCTGTCAAAGAAAACGCCTAGGAAGATGTGA
- the corA gene encoding magnesium/cobalt transporter CorA translates to MNKLFKVADQQMNHLLTASGKQLKRLFITISDKQGTPPGTMVYTGKQKAEPLRISVMDFDAATLAEQSDAATEACLALKDTATVSWINVTGLNDTEAVARIGKGFGIHPLVLEDILHTTQRPKLEDLGDYLFLVVRMLFVEPGAREIHSEQISFILTKHCLITFQERAGDVFDEIRDRLRQSHGRIRKMGPDYLLYALMDAIVDNYFVILEKTGEQIEGIEQALMENPNSLLLNELYAQKRELLYIRKAIWPLREAIGGLERGESNLLSAKISAYLRDLYDHTIQVIDTVETFRDMLSGVQDLYLSSMGHKTNQVMQVLTIIATIFIPLTFVAGIYGMNFEHMPELGWKYSYPVFWVVMVTLSLGMLYGFRRMKWF, encoded by the coding sequence ATGAACAAACTATTCAAGGTTGCGGACCAGCAGATGAACCATCTTTTGACCGCCTCTGGAAAACAATTGAAGCGCTTGTTCATTACGATTTCGGATAAGCAGGGCACCCCGCCAGGAACCATGGTCTACACCGGGAAGCAGAAGGCGGAGCCGTTGCGCATTTCCGTGATGGACTTTGATGCCGCCACCCTCGCCGAACAGTCGGATGCCGCAACGGAGGCCTGTCTTGCGCTCAAGGATACCGCCACCGTCTCCTGGATCAATGTAACCGGACTGAACGACACGGAGGCGGTGGCCCGGATCGGGAAAGGGTTCGGGATTCATCCGTTGGTACTCGAAGACATCCTGCACACCACCCAACGCCCCAAGCTGGAGGATCTCGGCGATTATCTCTTCCTGGTGGTGCGCATGCTGTTCGTTGAACCCGGAGCCCGCGAGATCCACTCCGAGCAGATCAGTTTCATCCTCACCAAGCATTGCCTGATCACCTTCCAGGAACGGGCGGGCGACGTGTTCGACGAAATCCGCGACCGCCTGCGCCAAAGCCATGGCCGCATCCGCAAGATGGGGCCGGACTATCTGCTCTACGCGCTGATGGACGCCATTGTGGACAACTATTTCGTCATCCTCGAAAAGACCGGCGAACAGATCGAGGGGATCGAGCAGGCTCTCATGGAAAACCCGAACAGCCTGTTGCTGAACGAACTCTATGCCCAGAAGCGCGAGCTGCTCTACATCCGCAAGGCCATCTGGCCGCTGCGCGAGGCCATCGGCGGGCTGGAGCGGGGCGAAAGCAACCTGCTTTCGGCCAAAATCTCCGCCTACCTGCGCGACCTCTACGACCACACCATCCAGGTGATCGACACCGTCGAAACCTTCCGCGACATGCTCAGCGGCGTGCAGGACCTCTACCTGTCCAGCATGGGCCACAAGACCAACCAGGTCATGCAGGTGCTCACCATCATCGCCACCATCTTCATTCCGCTCACCTTCGTGGCGGGCATCTACGGCATGAACTTCGAGCACATGCCCGAGCTGGGCTGGAAATACAGCTATCCCGTTTTTTGGGTCGTCATGGTGACGCTCTCCCTCGGCATGCTCTACGGTTTCCGGCGCATGAAATGGTTCTGA
- a CDS encoding sodium:calcium antiporter, giving the protein MAIVLFIAGLVLLVLGAEALVRGASRLAAVFGISPLVIGLTVVAFGTSAPELAVGIKAALSSQAGIALGNVVGSNLFNLMGVLGLSSIAAPAGIEVSTAVIRLDLPIMIVVSFACLPVFFTGGIISRREGASCSGTMWRTPYTSFWRHPTTRPCPCSAQRCCISPFR; this is encoded by the coding sequence ATGGCCATTGTTCTCTTCATCGCCGGTCTCGTTCTGCTGGTTCTCGGTGCCGAAGCCCTGGTTCGGGGGGCATCCCGCCTTGCCGCGGTTTTTGGCATATCGCCCCTGGTCATTGGGCTTACGGTCGTGGCGTTCGGCACGAGCGCACCCGAGCTGGCGGTGGGTATCAAGGCGGCGCTCTCCTCCCAGGCCGGCATTGCCCTGGGAAACGTGGTGGGCAGCAACCTCTTCAACCTGATGGGGGTGCTCGGGCTCTCCAGCATTGCTGCGCCGGCGGGGATTGAGGTTTCGACCGCGGTTATCCGGCTCGACCTGCCGATCATGATCGTTGTTTCCTTCGCGTGTCTGCCGGTCTTCTTTACCGGCGGCATCATCAGCCGGCGCGAGGGGGCCTCTTGTTCGGGTACTATGTGGCGTACACCCTATACCTCCTTTTGGCGGCATCCCACCACAAGGCCTTGCCCCTGTTCAGCGCAACGATGCTGTATTTCGCCGTTCCGCTGA
- a CDS encoding mechanosensitive ion channel family protein gives MTESFGEWFSVHQGTIVYCVLLLGIGLPLLRFVGYLIRRGLRKKTSEQSIMLLSKGVVYLGSTIVVLMVLQKAGVQLGTLLGAAGIAGVAIGFASQTSLSNLISGLFLIWERPFAVGDVLHVGTDHGTVFSIDLLSVQLRTFNNQLIRIPNETLIKGSFTNVTRFPIRRMDIPIGVAYKEDIEKVIRILKEVANANPLCLDEPEPIVVFKGFGDSALEFLFGPWFAKADYVNLRNSLLMEVKKRFDAEGIEIPFPHRTLYAGEATKPFPVHVVPAPSESPAQPSS, from the coding sequence ATGACGGAATCGTTCGGCGAGTGGTTTTCGGTTCACCAGGGAACCATAGTTTATTGTGTCCTGTTGCTGGGCATCGGCCTTCCGTTGCTGCGGTTCGTCGGCTACCTGATTCGCCGGGGGCTCCGCAAGAAGACCAGCGAGCAGTCCATCATGCTGTTGAGCAAGGGGGTGGTCTACCTCGGTTCCACCATCGTGGTGCTGATGGTGTTGCAGAAGGCCGGGGTGCAGCTGGGGACGCTGCTTGGCGCGGCAGGCATTGCCGGGGTGGCGATCGGCTTTGCCTCCCAAACGAGTCTATCGAACCTCATCAGCGGGCTCTTCCTGATTTGGGAACGCCCGTTTGCCGTGGGCGATGTGCTGCATGTCGGCACCGACCACGGAACCGTGTTTTCCATCGACCTGCTCTCGGTGCAGCTGCGCACGTTCAACAACCAGCTGATCCGCATTCCGAACGAAACGCTGATCAAGGGATCGTTCACCAACGTGACCCGCTTCCCGATCCGCCGCATGGATATCCCGATCGGCGTGGCCTACAAGGAGGACATCGAAAAGGTCATCCGTATCCTGAAGGAGGTGGCCAACGCCAACCCGCTTTGCCTGGACGAGCCGGAGCCGATTGTGGTTTTCAAGGGGTTCGGCGATTCCGCGCTCGAGTTCCTGTTCGGCCCCTGGTTTGCCAAGGCCGACTACGTCAACCTGCGCAACAGCCTGCTCATGGAGGTCAAGAAGCGGTTCGACGCAGAGGGGATTGAAATCCCGTTCCCGCACCGGACGCTCTACGCCGGGGAGGCCACCAAGCCGTTCCCCGTGCATGTCGTCCCCGCGCCGTCGGAAAGCCCCGCGCAGCCATCCTCCTGA
- a CDS encoding DUF432 domain-containing protein — translation MDQQDISPMLDYSKLWAPHALERNQTLEFAVGPLLMRIHRGMQDWYVAHESVAGGDERCFVRTLDEPLNPDNEWTRWIIDEGINSLRFLPRLPDRPIIVRPEMPISLMPRQSVQFFIGIPLWIAVVNGARQDPAVEIPTMTLSNSWFGPTTEGELCYALKTTAKRHLAELLPHAHRAVFPLEVRNASSELLKFERLCLRPQYLNVFQGATRLWTSKGRVSYRGEENWSRIVYASGAPEYDRAGAQVGSAREAMRHGALLKTFDNLIQKVELP, via the coding sequence ATGGATCAACAGGATATTTCCCCGATGCTTGACTATTCAAAACTATGGGCGCCGCATGCGCTCGAACGGAACCAGACGCTGGAATTCGCGGTGGGGCCGCTGCTTATGCGGATCCACCGCGGGATGCAGGATTGGTATGTGGCCCACGAGTCCGTGGCGGGTGGCGACGAACGTTGCTTCGTGAGAACCCTGGACGAACCCCTCAACCCCGACAACGAATGGACGCGGTGGATCATCGACGAGGGGATCAACAGCCTCCGGTTCCTGCCGAGGCTGCCGGACCGGCCGATCATCGTCCGCCCCGAAATGCCGATTTCCCTGATGCCCCGGCAGTCGGTGCAGTTCTTCATCGGCATTCCCCTTTGGATCGCCGTCGTCAATGGAGCCCGGCAGGATCCCGCAGTGGAAATCCCGACCATGACCCTCTCGAATTCCTGGTTCGGCCCGACCACCGAGGGCGAGCTTTGCTATGCGCTCAAAACAACGGCCAAACGGCATCTTGCCGAACTGCTGCCGCATGCGCACCGCGCCGTCTTTCCGCTGGAGGTCCGCAACGCATCGTCGGAGCTGCTCAAATTCGAGCGGCTGTGCCTGCGTCCGCAATACCTGAATGTGTTCCAGGGCGCAACGCGGCTCTGGACAAGCAAGGGGCGCGTCAGCTACCGCGGCGAGGAAAACTGGAGCCGGATCGTCTACGCCTCGGGGGCACCGGAGTATGACCGGGCCGGGGCCCAGGTGGGGTCGGCGCGCGAGGCCATGCGGCACGGTGCATTGCTCAAGACGTTCGATAACCTTATACAGAAGGTGGAGCTGCCATGA
- a CDS encoding ATP-dependent 6-phosphofructokinase → MTIDTTIHVAAEAGFASPLRYAGCDPTAAIRYRTAHDRVRVYPCIGSGVDDAETVFERAGPREWITGDPAGMTAAIVTCGGLCPGLNDVIRGLVMSLHHHYGVPRVLGIRYGYAGLTPGGLEPVELTPDAVDEIHRDGGTVLGTSRGAQDVSIMAERIKALGISKLFVIGGDGTQRGVLELSEACEGVSVVGIPKTIDNDILWVDQSFGFDTAVDIAAKVITDAHVEARSTERGIGIVKVMGRDSGFIAACAALASLEANVVLVPEVPFALEGSDGLLDYLEQRLLRKDHVLLVVAEGAGQEHFQGLEERRDASGNKLHDDIGELLCGRIAAYFSGKGTPVKLKYFDPGYSVRSAPACGTDRIYCTRLAHAAVHAAMAGRTGMMVSRWSGHYVHVPLELVTQGRRRINPAGSLWRTVLEATGQPCLSGGA, encoded by the coding sequence ATGACCATCGACACAACAATCCACGTTGCCGCCGAAGCCGGTTTCGCGTCGCCCCTTCGCTATGCGGGGTGCGACCCGACGGCGGCCATCCGCTACCGCACCGCCCACGACCGGGTGCGGGTCTACCCGTGCATCGGCTCCGGCGTGGACGATGCCGAAACCGTGTTCGAGCGCGCGGGGCCGCGCGAATGGATTACGGGCGACCCGGCGGGGATGACCGCCGCCATTGTAACCTGCGGGGGACTCTGCCCGGGGCTCAACGACGTGATCCGCGGCCTGGTGATGAGCCTGCACCACCACTACGGAGTTCCACGGGTGCTGGGCATCCGCTATGGCTATGCCGGGCTGACCCCCGGCGGGCTGGAGCCGGTAGAACTGACGCCCGACGCTGTGGACGAAATCCACCGCGACGGCGGGACGGTACTCGGCACCAGCCGCGGGGCGCAGGATGTTTCCATCATGGCGGAACGCATCAAGGCGCTCGGAATTTCCAAGCTGTTCGTGATCGGGGGCGACGGAACCCAGCGCGGTGTTCTGGAACTGTCGGAAGCGTGCGAGGGGGTTTCCGTGGTCGGGATTCCCAAAACCATCGACAACGATATTTTGTGGGTCGACCAGTCGTTCGGGTTCGATACGGCGGTGGACATCGCCGCGAAGGTCATCACCGATGCCCATGTGGAGGCGCGCTCGACCGAGCGGGGCATCGGCATTGTCAAGGTGATGGGGCGCGACAGCGGATTCATTGCAGCCTGCGCGGCGCTGGCCTCGCTGGAGGCGAACGTGGTGCTGGTTCCCGAGGTACCCTTCGCGCTCGAGGGTTCCGATGGGTTGCTCGACTATCTGGAGCAGCGGCTCCTGCGGAAAGACCATGTGCTGCTCGTGGTGGCCGAGGGCGCCGGGCAGGAGCATTTCCAAGGACTGGAGGAGCGGCGCGATGCCAGCGGGAACAAACTACACGACGATATTGGCGAACTGCTGTGCGGACGGATCGCGGCCTACTTTTCCGGAAAGGGCACCCCGGTGAAGCTGAAATATTTCGACCCCGGCTATTCGGTGCGCTCCGCACCCGCCTGCGGCACCGACCGGATCTACTGCACCCGGTTGGCGCATGCCGCCGTGCATGCGGCCATGGCGGGACGGACGGGCATGATGGTCAGCCGCTGGAGCGGGCACTATGTGCATGTGCCACTGGAGCTGGTCACCCAAGGCCGGCGGAGAATCAACCCGGCCGGCAGCCTTTGGCGGACGGTACTTGAAGCGACGGGCCAGCCCTGCCTGTCGGGAGGGGCGTAA